One genomic region from Peromyscus eremicus chromosome 20, PerEre_H2_v1, whole genome shotgun sequence encodes:
- the Tmem106c gene encoding transmembrane protein 106C isoform X2 — protein sequence MGSQHSSSARTFCQRKKDDSPEDLLADREQEEAIAQFPYVEFTGRNSITCHTCQGAGYIPAEQLNELVALIPHSDQRLRPQRTKQYVLLSVLLCLLASGLVFFFLFPHSVLVDDDGIRVVKVTFNKEDSLVVLHVTATLRIRNSNFYSVAVTNLFSQVQYMKAVVGTYVTTNVSLIPPRSEHPFLLHGTCHHGTQHRDLHEDFCEDLIHWPHIPEHLGDTTLCGLWGEFHSCLEPDLSSPVATPVERS from the exons ATGGGGTCTCAGCATTCCTCCTCTGCCCGTACATTTTGCCAGCGAAAGAAGGATGACAGCCCGGAGGACTTGCTGGCTGATAGAGAGCAGGAGGAAGCCATCGCTCAGTTCCCCTATGTGGAATTCACTGGGAGAAATAGCATCACCTGTCACACATGCCAAGGCGCGGGCTACATCCCAGCAG AACAACTCAATGAGTTGGTGGCTTTGATCCCCCACAGTGACCAGAGGCTGCGTCCTCAGAGAAC TAAACAGTATGTTCTCCTGTCAGTCCTGCTCTGTCTCCTGGCATCCGGCTTGgtgtttttcttcctgtttccacacTCGGTCCTCGTGGACGACGATGGCATCAGGGTGGTGAAAGTCACATTTAATAAAGAGGACTCCCTTGTGGTGCTTCATGTCACG GCCACCCTGAGAATCAGGAACTCCAACTTCTATTCTGTGGCAGTGACCAACCTGTTCAGCCAGGTTCAGTACATGAAAGCCGTGGTCGGCACATACGTGACCACTAATGTCTCGCTCATCCCCCCTCGGAGTGAGCACCCG TTTCTTCTGCACGGTACCTGCCATCATGGTACACAACATCGTGATCTTCATGAG GACTTCTGTGAAGATCTCATACATTGGCCACATATCCCAGAGCACCTTGGAGACACAACACTATGTGGATTGTGGGGCGAATTCCACAGCTGTTTAGAGCCTGACCTTAGTTCTCCCGTGGCTACACCTGTAGAAAGAAGCTGA
- the Tmem106c gene encoding transmembrane protein 106C isoform X1, translating to MGSQHSSSARTFCQRKKDDSPEDLLADREQEEAIAQFPYVEFTGRNSITCHTCQGAGYIPAEQLNELVALIPHSDQRLRPQRTKQYVLLSVLLCLLASGLVFFFLFPHSVLVDDDGIRVVKVTFNKEDSLVVLHVTATLRIRNSNFYSVAVTNLFSQVQYMKAVVGTYVTTNVSLIPPRSEHPVKFTVKAEVGGPSSYVYFFCTVPAIMVHNIVIFMRTSVKISYIGHISQSTLETQHYVDCGANSTAV from the exons ATGGGGTCTCAGCATTCCTCCTCTGCCCGTACATTTTGCCAGCGAAAGAAGGATGACAGCCCGGAGGACTTGCTGGCTGATAGAGAGCAGGAGGAAGCCATCGCTCAGTTCCCCTATGTGGAATTCACTGGGAGAAATAGCATCACCTGTCACACATGCCAAGGCGCGGGCTACATCCCAGCAG AACAACTCAATGAGTTGGTGGCTTTGATCCCCCACAGTGACCAGAGGCTGCGTCCTCAGAGAAC TAAACAGTATGTTCTCCTGTCAGTCCTGCTCTGTCTCCTGGCATCCGGCTTGgtgtttttcttcctgtttccacacTCGGTCCTCGTGGACGACGATGGCATCAGGGTGGTGAAAGTCACATTTAATAAAGAGGACTCCCTTGTGGTGCTTCATGTCACG GCCACCCTGAGAATCAGGAACTCCAACTTCTATTCTGTGGCAGTGACCAACCTGTTCAGCCAGGTTCAGTACATGAAAGCCGTGGTCGGCACATACGTGACCACTAATGTCTCGCTCATCCCCCCTCGGAGTGAGCACCCG GTGAAGTTTACAGTGAAGGCTGAGGTCGGAGGACCGTCTTCCTATGTGTA TTTCTTCTGCACGGTACCTGCCATCATGGTACACAACATCGTGATCTTCATGAG GACTTCTGTGAAGATCTCATACATTGGCCACATATCCCAGAGCACCTTGGAGACACAACACTATGTGGATTGTGGGGCGAATTCCACAGCTGTTTAG